A genome region from Sphingomonas anseongensis includes the following:
- a CDS encoding thiamine phosphate synthase — MKRRQTPRQWLALDRDEQSAWRTVRRLPPGTGVLLLCRDLSKRERSVMLAKLRRIAATRGLTISDEAEGGGARVHNMRELRRANLAKIPLIFLSPVFPTASHPDWRPLPRMRAAAMIQLAKAPVIALGGMSERRFWLVKALGFQGWAGIGAWARSRSKRSS; from the coding sequence ATGAAGCGCCGCCAGACTCCCCGCCAATGGCTGGCACTCGACCGGGACGAGCAATCCGCTTGGCGGACCGTTCGCCGCCTGCCGCCCGGCACCGGCGTGCTCCTGCTCTGCCGCGATCTTTCGAAGCGGGAGCGGTCGGTTATGCTGGCGAAGCTTCGCAGAATTGCGGCAACGCGCGGTCTCACAATAAGCGACGAGGCGGAGGGCGGCGGGGCTCGCGTCCACAATATGCGCGAGTTGCGGCGAGCCAACCTCGCGAAAATACCGCTGATCTTCCTGTCGCCGGTCTTTCCGACCGCTAGCCATCCCGATTGGCGGCCGCTGCCGAGGATGCGCGCAGCAGCGATGATTCAGCTTGCCAAGGCGCCCGTCATTGCCCTCGGCGGAATGAGCGAGCGGCGGTTCTGGCTGGTGAAGGCGCTGGGATTTCAGGGTTGGGCAGGAATCGGGGCCTGGGCTCGAAGCAGGTCCAAACGCTCAAGTTAG
- a CDS encoding YggS family pyridoxal phosphate-dependent enzyme, which yields MSSAADRRRNVLQTIVSAAKLAGREPADVTLVAVSKTRTIGEIRELIEAGQRDFGESRVQEALDKWPVLLAAHDDLTLHCIGRLQSNKAAEAVRLFGTIHSLDRLSLLESLVREAEKANRCPGVYVQVNIGEEEQKGGCAIDEVASLVSAVRQSPLPLEGLMCIPPLGLEPSPFFALLAKIAGENGVAGLSMGMSADYRAAVTLGSTAVRVGTALFAD from the coding sequence ATGAGCAGCGCCGCCGACCGACGCCGAAACGTCCTTCAGACGATCGTCTCGGCTGCAAAGCTCGCAGGGCGCGAGCCGGCTGACGTAACGCTCGTTGCCGTCAGCAAGACCCGCACCATCGGCGAAATCCGGGAATTGATCGAGGCAGGACAGCGCGACTTCGGGGAAAGCCGGGTTCAGGAGGCGCTCGACAAATGGCCGGTACTGCTGGCCGCGCATGACGATCTCACCCTCCACTGCATTGGCCGCCTTCAGTCGAACAAGGCGGCCGAAGCGGTGCGGTTGTTCGGCACCATCCACTCGCTCGACCGCCTGTCGCTACTCGAATCCCTGGTGAGGGAGGCGGAGAAAGCGAACCGCTGTCCAGGCGTCTACGTCCAGGTGAACATCGGCGAAGAGGAGCAGAAAGGCGGCTGCGCAATCGATGAGGTGGCCAGCCTGGTATCCGCGGTCCGCCAATCGCCGCTGCCGCTCGAAGGCCTGATGTGCATTCCTCCGCTGGGCCTCGAGCCTTCGCCATTCTTCGCTTTGCTGGCGAAGATCGCCGGCGAAAACGGAGTCGCGGGGCTCAGCATGGGAATGTCCGCCGATTATCGCGCCGCCGTGACGCTCGGCTCGACTGCCGTCCGGGTCGGGACCGCGCTGTTCGCCGACTAA
- the ribA gene encoding GTP cyclohydrolase II translates to MTKRSELRSAIAALKSGRRVRILSANPLTVASVETTDLDALDTLGARSLLISGWRATALSLANRLDAADPAEPVLLERPEWLDADAARAICDPGRDGERAPTGPLAPLPLDRGDEAKSALKLARLAGLLPALWVFDDAPDVMGVNADIVAASSAKVTLVARARLPLEDMPETQIAVFRAADGEEHVALIVGAFGGKPPLVRLHSECLTGDVFGSLKCDCGPQLQAALRLIAAADGGVLLYLRQEGRGIGIGNKVRAYALQDRGFDTVDANLRLGFADDERDYEEAAAILRELGISEVRLLTNNPSKVEGLEKAGIEVAERVGHHMPANPHNADYLATKREKSGHLP, encoded by the coding sequence TTGACCAAGCGGTCCGAGCTTCGGTCGGCGATCGCCGCGCTGAAGAGCGGGCGGCGGGTGCGAATTCTTTCCGCCAACCCGCTGACGGTCGCATCGGTCGAAACGACCGACTTGGACGCTCTCGATACTCTTGGCGCCCGCTCCCTGCTGATCAGCGGATGGCGGGCCACGGCGCTGTCGCTCGCCAACCGACTCGACGCGGCCGACCCAGCTGAACCGGTGCTGCTCGAACGGCCGGAATGGCTGGACGCCGACGCGGCTCGGGCGATCTGCGATCCGGGACGCGACGGCGAGCGGGCGCCGACCGGACCGCTGGCGCCGCTTCCGCTCGACCGGGGTGACGAAGCCAAATCGGCGCTGAAGCTGGCGCGGCTGGCGGGACTTCTCCCGGCGCTTTGGGTATTCGACGATGCGCCGGACGTAATGGGGGTCAACGCAGACATCGTGGCCGCCAGCTCGGCCAAAGTGACGCTGGTGGCGCGCGCGCGGCTTCCTTTGGAGGACATGCCGGAGACGCAGATTGCGGTCTTCCGCGCTGCCGACGGCGAAGAGCATGTCGCGCTCATCGTCGGAGCGTTCGGCGGCAAGCCGCCGCTCGTCCGGCTGCACAGCGAATGCCTGACCGGGGACGTGTTCGGTTCCCTCAAATGCGACTGCGGCCCACAGCTCCAGGCGGCGCTTCGACTCATCGCGGCTGCGGACGGCGGAGTGCTGCTTTATCTCCGGCAGGAAGGGCGTGGGATCGGGATCGGCAACAAGGTCCGCGCTTATGCGCTTCAGGATCGCGGCTTCGATACGGTCGACGCGAACCTGCGGCTGGGCTTCGCCGACGACGAGCGCGACTATGAGGAAGCGGCGGCGATCCTTCGTGAGCTCGGCATCTCCGAGGTGCGGCTGCTCACCAACAATCCGTCAAAGGTGGAGGGGCTGGAGAAGGCTGGGATCGAAGTTGCCGAGCGGGTGGGCCACCACATGCCGGCCAATCCCCACAATGCCGATTATCTCGCGACAAAGCGCGAGAAGAGCGGGCACCTGCCTTAG
- a CDS encoding exodeoxyribonuclease III — MTKRLKIASWNINSVRARIALVEQLIREQQPDILCLQETKVLDSIFPAELFLQQGYVHHALNGQRMHHGVAILSRVPLKDPGKHDWQDNGEARHIGVRLECGIRLENVYVPAGGDTPDRNLNPKFGQKLDFIERMTRWSETLGEPTVIVGDFNVAPLECDVWSHKALINVVSHTPVEVEALTRLQQAHDWIDIGRRFVPAPERCFTWWSYRSRDWTKNDRGRRLDHMWASPELANHLSAHQVLEPCRNWQRPSDHVPLICELAV, encoded by the coding sequence GTGACCAAGCGCCTGAAAATCGCCTCCTGGAACATCAACTCGGTTCGAGCGCGGATCGCGCTGGTCGAGCAGCTGATTCGCGAGCAGCAGCCCGACATTCTCTGCCTCCAGGAAACGAAGGTCCTCGACAGCATTTTCCCGGCCGAGCTGTTCCTCCAGCAGGGCTACGTGCACCACGCCCTCAACGGCCAGCGCATGCACCACGGGGTGGCGATCCTGAGCCGCGTGCCGCTCAAGGACCCCGGCAAGCATGACTGGCAGGACAATGGCGAAGCGCGGCACATCGGCGTCCGGCTTGAATGCGGAATCCGCCTCGAGAATGTTTACGTTCCTGCGGGCGGCGACACCCCCGACCGCAATCTCAACCCGAAGTTCGGCCAGAAGCTCGATTTCATCGAGCGGATGACCCGCTGGTCGGAGACGCTCGGAGAGCCGACGGTCATCGTCGGCGACTTCAACGTCGCTCCGCTCGAATGCGATGTCTGGAGCCACAAGGCGCTCATCAACGTCGTGAGCCACACGCCGGTCGAGGTCGAGGCGCTGACCCGGCTTCAGCAGGCGCACGACTGGATCGACATCGGCCGCCGCTTCGTCCCTGCGCCGGAGCGCTGCTTTACCTGGTGGAGCTATCGATCGCGCGACTGGACGAAGAACGACCGCGGACGCCGGCTCGACCATATGTGGGCGTCGCCGGAACTGGCGAATCATCTCAGCGCGCATCAGGTGCTCGAGCCCTGCCGCAACTGGCAGCGCCCGTCCGATCACGTTCCGCTGATCTGCGAGCTGGCTGTTTGA
- a CDS encoding LolA family protein has translation MSLSTIFARALVPVALVAAPVAAVHAAKSSDLALVKSHLSGVDSMTANFVQTDSKGRSLSGTLQLKRPGRIRFQYGKGVNVLLVADGRKLTFIDYDVGQKSSWDLNKTPLGILLSSNPDLDRIARIVSSEDPNVVVVRAMDPSHNEYGKLILAFIRQGGAPGGLMLYGWTAVDAQGKQTIVKLSNQRYNAAVPSSAFTYAEPKRKAR, from the coding sequence ATGTCCCTTTCAACCATCTTCGCGCGCGCGCTGGTTCCGGTCGCCCTGGTCGCTGCGCCGGTCGCCGCGGTCCACGCCGCCAAGTCGTCGGACCTTGCGCTGGTGAAGTCGCACCTCAGCGGTGTCGACTCGATGACCGCCAATTTCGTCCAGACCGATTCCAAGGGCCGGTCGCTGTCCGGCACTCTTCAGCTCAAGCGTCCGGGGCGGATCCGCTTCCAGTACGGCAAGGGCGTAAATGTCCTGCTGGTCGCCGACGGACGAAAGCTGACGTTCATCGATTATGATGTCGGGCAGAAATCCAGCTGGGACCTCAACAAGACGCCACTTGGAATCCTGCTCTCCTCCAATCCGGATCTCGACCGCATCGCGCGGATCGTCAGCAGCGAGGATCCGAACGTCGTGGTCGTCCGGGCGATGGATCCGTCGCATAACGAATATGGAAAGCTGATCCTCGCCTTCATCCGCCAGGGCGGCGCTCCGGGCGGGCTGATGCTCTATGGCTGGACCGCTGTCGACGCGCAGGGGAAGCAGACGATCGTGAAGCTGTCGAACCAGCGTTATAATGCCGCGGTGCCGTCCAGCGCGTTCACCTACGCCGAGCCGAAGCGAAAGGCGCGGTGA